From the genome of Triticum aestivum cultivar Chinese Spring chromosome 1A, IWGSC CS RefSeq v2.1, whole genome shotgun sequence:
gaaaacttttgaaattactacgttccccaatagtggcatccgagcttaggttttatatgttgatgttatatgcacgagtagaacacaagtgagttgtgggcgatataagtcatactgcttaccagcatgtcatactttggttcggcggtattgttggacgaagcagcccggaccgacattacgcgtacgcttacgcgagaccggttctcccgacgtgctttgcacataggtggcttgcgggtgacagtttctccaactttagttgaaccgagtgtggctacgcccggtccttgtgaaggttaaaacatcaccaacttgacaaactatcgttgtggttttgatgcgtaggtaagattggttcttgcttaagcccatagcagccacgtaaaacatgcaacaacaaagtagaggacgtctaacttgtttttgcagggcatgtcgtgatgtgatatggtcaagacatgatgctaaattttattgtatgagatgatcatgttttgtaaccgagttatcggcaaatggcaggagccatatggttgtcgctttattgtatgcaatgcaatcgcgctgtaatgctttactttatcactaagcggtagcgatagtcgtagaagcataagattggcgagacgacaacgatgctacgatggagatcaaggtgtcgcgctagtgacgatggtgatcatgacagtgcttcggagatggagatcacgagcacaagatgatgatggccatatcatatcacttatgttgattgcatgtgatgtttatctgttatgcatcttatcttgctttgattgacggtagcattataagatgatctctcactaattatcaagaagtgttctccctgagtatgcaccgttgcgaaagttcttcgtgctgagacaccacgtgatgatcgggtgtgataggctctacgttcaaatacaacgggtgcaaaatagttgcacacgcgtaatactcaggttatacttgacgagccaagcatatacagatatggcctcggaacacggagaccgaaaggtcgagcgtgaatcatataatagatatgatcaacatagtgatgttcaccaatgaaactactccatctcacgtgatgatcggacatggtttagttgatttggatcacgtgatcacttagaggattagagggatgtctatctaagtgggagttcttaagtaatatgattaaattgaacttaaatttatcatgaacttagtcctggtagtattttgcaaatcatgttgtagatcaatagctcgcgttgttgcttccctgtgtttattttgatatgttcctagagaaaattgtgttgaaaaactttagtagcaaaaatgcggattggatccgtgatctgaggtttatcctcattgctgcacagaagaattatgtccttaatgcaccgctaggtgacggacctattgcaggagcagatgcagacgttatgaacgtttggctagctcaatatgatgactacttgatagtttagtgcaccatgcttaacgacttagaatcgggacttcaaagacgtttttgaacgtcatggaccatatgagatgttccaggagttgaagttaatatttcaagcaaatacctgagttgagagatatgaagtctccaacaagttctatagctaaaagatgggggagaattgctcaactagtgagcatgtgctcagattgtctgggtactacaatcgcttgaatcaagtgggagttaatcttccagacaaaaaagtgattgacagaattctctagtcaccatcaccaagttagtagaacttcatgatgaactatattatgcaagggatgacgaaaacaactcccaagcttttcatgatgatgaaatcaatgaaggtagaaatcaagaaagagcatcaagtgttgatggttgacaagaccactagtttcaagaaaaaggtcaaagggaagaaggggaacttcaagaagaacggcaagcaagttgctgctcaagtgaaaaagcccaagtctggtcctaagcctgagactaagtgcttctacttcaaagggactggtcactggaagcagaactaccccaagtgattggcggataagaaggatggcaaagtgaacataagtatatttggtatacattttattgatgtgtactttactagtgtttatagcaacccctcagtatttgatactagttcagttgctaagagtagtaactcgaaacgggagttgcaaaataaacagagactagtcaagggtgaagtgacgatgtgtgttggaagtggttccaagattgatatgatcatcatcacacactccctatacattcgggattagtgttgaccctaaataagtgttatttggtgtttgcgttgagcatgaatatgatttgatcatgtttattgcaatacggttattcatttaagttagagaataattgttgttctgtttacatgaataaagccttatatggttacacacccaatgaaaatggttcattggatctcgatcctagtgatacacaaaatcataatattgaaaccaaaagatgcaaggttaataatgatagtgcaacttatttgtggcactgccgtttaggtcatattggtgtaaagcgcatgaagaaactccatgctgatgggcttttgggatcacttgattatgaatcagttgatgcttgcgaatcatgcctcatgggaaaaatgactaagactctgttcttcggaacaatggagcgagcaacagatttgttggaaatcatacatactgatgtatgtggtccgacaaatattgaggctcgcgacaggtatcattattttctgatcttcacagatgatttgagcagatatgagcatatctacttgatgaaacacaagtctgaaacatttgaaaagtttaaagaatttcagagtgaagtggagaatcatcataacaaaaataaaagtttctacgatatgatcgcagaagtaaaatatttgagttatgagtttggccttcagttaaaaacaatgtgaaatagtttcactactcacgccacctggaacaccacagtgtaatggtgtgtccgaatatcataaccgtactttattagatatggtgcgatctatgatatctcttatgatctaccactatcattttggggttatgcattaaagacagctgcattcacgtttaaaagggcaccatctaagtccgttgagacgacacaatctgaactgtggtttggcaagaaaccaaagttgtcgtttcttaaagtttgggattgtgatgcttatatgaaaagtttcatcctgataagctcaaacccaaatcggagaaatatgtcttcataggatatccaaaggagactattgggtacaccttctatcacagatctgaaggcaagacattcgttgctaagaatggatcctttctagagaaggagtttttctcgaaagaagtgagtgggaggaaagtagaaaacttgataaggtaattgtaccttctcccttattggaaaatagttcatcacagaaatctgttcttgtgactactacaccaattagtgaggaagctaatgatgatgatcatgtaacttcagatcaagttactaccgaatctcgtaggtaaaccagagtgagatccgcaccagagtggtacggtaatcctgttctgaaagtcatgttactagaccatgacgaacttgcaaactatgaggaagcgataatgagcccagattccgcaaaatggcttgaggccatgaaatctgagatgggatccatgtatgagaacaaagtatggactttggttgacttgctcgatgatcagcaagccatagaaaataaatggatcttcaagaggaagacggacgctgatagtagtgttactatctacaaagctagaattgtcgaaaaaggttttcgacaagttcaaggtgttgactacgatgagagtttctcactcgtatctatgcttaaatctgtctgaatcatgttagcaattgccgcattttatgaaatctggtaaatggataacaaaactgcaatccttaatggatttcttaaagaagagttgtatatgatgcaaccagaagtttttgtcaatcctaaaggtgttaacaaaatatgcaatctccagcgatccatctatggactggtataagcatctcggagttggaatatacgctttgataagttgatcaaagcatatagttttatgcagacttgcggtgaaggttgtatttacaaaaaagtgagtgggagcactacagcatttctgataagtatatgtgaatgacatattgttgatcggagataatgtagaattattctgcaaagcataaaggagtgtttgaaaggagtttttcaaagaaagacctcggtgaagttgcttacatattgagcatcaagatctatagagatagatcaagacgcttgataaggtttttcaataaatacataccttgacaagattttgaagtagttcaaaatggaacagtcaaagaaagagtttcttgcctatgttacaaggtgtaaaattgagtaagactcaaagcccgaccacagcagaagatagaaagagaatgaatgtcattccctatgccttggtcataggttctataaagtatgccatgctatgtaccagatctattgtataccctaccactgagtttggcaagggagtacaatagtgatctaggagtagatcattggacagcggtcaaaattatccttagtggaataaggatatgtttctcgattatggaagtgaaaaagggttcgtcgtaaagggttacgccgatgcaagttttgacactaatctagatgaatctaagtctcaatctagatacatattgaaagtgggagcaattagctagagtagctccgtgcagagcattgttaacataaatatttgcaaaatacttacggatctgaatataacagacccggtgactaaaattatctcacaagcaaaacatgatcacaccttagtactctttgggtgttaatcacatagcgatgtgaactagattactgactctagtaaaccctttgggtgttggtcacatatcgatgtggactatgggtgttaatcacatggtgatgtgaactattgctattaaatcacatggcgatgtgaactagattattgactctggtgcaagtgggagattgaaggaaatatgccctagaggcaataataaagttattatttatttccttatttcatgataaatgtttattattcatgctagaattgtattaaccggaaacataatacatgtgtgaatacatagacaaacagagtgtcactagtatgcctctacttgactagctcgttaatcaaagatggttatgtttcctaaccatggacaaagagttgttatttgattaacgggatcacatcattagttgaatgatctgattgacatgacccattccattagcttagcacccgatcgtttagtatgttgctattgctttcttcatgacttatacatgttcctatgactatgagattatgcaactcccgtttgccagaggaacactttgtgtgctaccaaacgtcacaacgtaactgcgtgattataaaggagctctacaggtgtctccaaaggtacatgttgggttggcgtatttcgagattaggatttgtcactccgattgtcggagaggtatctctgggccctctcggtaatgcacatcactgaagccttgcaagcattgcaactaatgagttagttgcgagatgatgtattacggaacgggtaaagagacttgccggtaacgagattgaactaggtatgggataccgacgatcgaatctcgggcaagtaacataccgatgacaaagggaacaacgtatgttgttatgcggtctgaccgataaaagatcttcgtagaatatgtaggagccaatatgagcatccaggttccgctattggttattgaccggagacgtgtctcggtcatgtctacattgttctcgaaccagtagggtccgcgcgcttaaggttacgatgacagttatattatgagtttatgcattttgatgtaccgaaggttgttcggagtcccggatatgatcacggacatgacgaggagtctcgaaatggtcgagagataaagattgacatattggaagcctatgtttggatatcggaagtgtttcaggtgaaattgggattttaccggagtaccgggaggttaccggaaccccccgggaggtatatgggccttagtgggccttagtggaagagaggagaggtggccaaagatgggccgcgcgcccctcccccccgaggtccgaataggacaaggagagggggccggccccccttccccctctctctctcctcttccccccccccccctccgcaaatcctattccaactaggaaagggggggagtcctactccctccgggagtaggactcctcctggcgcgcctcctcttggccgaccgccccccccccccttgagcctttatatacggaggcaaggggcacccctaaggacacaagttgatccacgtgatcatattcttagccgtgtgcggtgcccccttccaccatagtcctcgataatattgtagcggtgcttaggcgaagccctgcgacagtagtacatcaagatcgtcaccacgccgtcgtgctgacggaactcttccccgacactttgctggaccggagtccggggatcgtcatcgagctgaacgtgtgctagaactcggaggtgctgtagtttcggtgcttgatcggtcgggccgtgaagacgtgcgactacatcaaccaagttaacgcttccattgtcgatctacaagggtacgtagatcacactctcccctcttgttgctatgcatcaccatgatcttgcgtgtgcgtaggaaattttttgaaattactacgttccccaacagtagcagcATCCAACGGCAGCCAGGAGCGAGCGCTGGGCGGCCGGGGGCGAGCGCGCAGCGGCCGGGGGTGAGCGCGCGGCAGCTCGGGGCGAGCGCACGGCAAATCTGAAGCagagggaagggggaagaagaTGATGACGTGGAAGAGTGGGGATCGAACGGCTCTTATCCCACGCATCGGATGGCTGGGGCTAGTCCGGCCGAACTGTTCGGCCGGACTGCCTGCGCCTATCACTGTCCGAAACTGTATCATATTCAGACATTTAAGAATTTCTATCTATTTTTCAACGACCATAAATAAATGTGTGCGAATCACGGAGCAAATGGACGGCTGCAGAAATTATTGCGTGAGCAAATTTTCGCACGGAAGAACAGGTCCGGTCGTTATTAACTTGTCCGGACGGACAGGAGCAAGTAATAAATAAATTCACGGGCGGTAGAGGTAGAGGTGCAGCGGCAGGCGTGGCTTGGCGTGCAGCACCAGCGGCTTAGCCATGGAGAGATCGTGCTTGGACTGGGTGAGCTGAATGTCCCGCACCTCCGCGGGCTTCGTCCAGGTGAAGCCATGGAGGAGCCTGCCGAAGAGCATGACGCTCATGGCCATGCCGAGCATGGGGGCGACGCAGCCGCGGCGGCCTGTACTGAAGGAGATGAAGCGCAGCTCGTTCTCGGTGAGCTCGAggttccctcctcctcctcccatgtGGCGCTCGGGGTTGAAGCGGAGCGGGTCTTCCCAGGTGGCTGGGTTCCGGCCAAGGCCAAGGCGGCTGAGGAGGACGTGGCTGCCCTTAGGCACGCGGTAGCCGGCGACGACGGTGTCTGCGAGGGCGACGTGCGGCACGTTGAAGGGGGCGATCGGGTGCAGCCGGAATGCCTCCCGGATGCAGGCCTTGACGTAGTTGAGCTGGGCGATGTCCGACTCCTGCACCTGCCGCTCCCTGCCCACCACCCGGTCTAGCTCCTTCACCGCCCGCGCCAGCAGCTCCGGCCTCTTCACCATCTCCGCCAGCGCCCACTCGGCGGCGTTGGATGGGTTGTCGACGGCCGCGAGATTGATGAGCTGCATGCGTACGTTGCGTTGCCCTTAGTGACTGCTCCAGTCCAGGTGGTGCtggtacatgcatgcatgcattgctaCGTAAGTTACGTTTGCGTTATGTACCTTGGCCTGTGCCTTCACCTCCTCCATGCTCAATGTCGGCTCTCTGAGCGTAATGAGCACGTCGAGAAAGTCGTCGACCTCTTTCCTCTCACCGGTATTCCACTGCCTCCGCCTCTCATCGATGACCGCGTCGTGCAGCCTGTCCAGCGTCGCGTTAGCCTCATTGACAATCTTCTCGTGGCCGTCCAGGTCGAGCCCC
Proteins encoded in this window:
- the LOC123039366 gene encoding tyrosine N-monooxygenase-like — protein: MVGLSVLVMLVVIYLVRRLSSMWTCSSGSLPPGPLPWPVVGTLPELMVNKPAFRWIHQVMEQMGTDIACFRLGGVHVIPITCPRIAREVLRKQDEIFASRPVTFASCVASGGYVEAALAPFGAQSTKMRRVLTSHIVSPSRHKWLHDKRAEEADNFSWYMYHLTGEEGSNVDVRHLARHYCGNVIRRLLFGRRYFGEAGVGGGPGKLEMEHMDASFAAQGILYSFCVSDYLPSLLGLDLDGHEKIVNEANATLDRLHDAVIDERRRQWNTGERKEVDDFLDVLITLREPTLSMEEVKAQAKLINLAAVDNPSNAAEWALAEMVKRPELLARAVKELDRVVGRERQVQESDIAQLNYVKACIREAFRLHPIAPFNVPHVALADTVVAGYRVPKGSHVLLSRLGLGRNPATWEDPLRFNPERHMGGGGGNLELTENELRFISFSTGRRGCVAPMLGMAMSVMLFGRLLHGFTWTKPAEVRDIQLTQSKHDLSMAKPLVLHAKPRLPLHLYLYRP